Proteins encoded within one genomic window of Macaca thibetana thibetana isolate TM-01 chromosome 3, ASM2454274v1, whole genome shotgun sequence:
- the SON gene encoding protein SON isoform X6 codes for MATNIEQIFRSFVVSKFREIQQELSSGRNEGQLNGETNTPIEGNQAGDAAASARSLPNEEIVQKIEEVLSGVLDTELRYKPDLKEASRKSRCVSVQTDPTDEIPTKKSKKHKKHKNKKKKKKKEKEKKYKRQPEESEAKTKSHHDGNIDLESDSFLKFDSEPSAMALELPTRAVGLSETNESPAVVLEPPVVSVEVPEPHILETLKPATKTAELSVASTSVISEQSEQSVAVTPEPSMTKILDSFAAAPVPTTTVVLKSSEPVVTMSVEYQMKSVLKSVESTSPEPSKIMLVEPPVAKVLEPSETLVVSSETPTEVYPEPSTSTTMDFPESSAIEALRLPEQPVDVPSEIADSSMTRPQELPELPKTTALELQESSVASAMELPGPPATSMPELQGPPVTPVPELPGPSATPVPELPGPLSTPVPELPGPPATAVPELPGPSVTPVPQLSQELPGLPAPSMGLEPPQEVPEPPVMAQELPGLPLVTAAVELPEQPAVTVAMELTEQPVTTTELEQPVGMTTVEHPGHPEVTTATGLLGQPEATMVLELPGQPVATTALELPGQPSVTGVPELPGLPSATRALELSGQPVATGALELPGPLMAAGALEFSGQSGAAGALELLGQPLATGVLELPGQPGAPELPGQPVATVALEISVQSVVTTSELSTMTVSQSLEVPSTTALESYNTVAQELPTTLVGETSVTVGVDPLMAPESHMLASNTMETHILASNTMDSQMLASNTMDSQMLASNTMDSQMLASSTMDSQMLATSTMDSQMLATSSMDSQMLATSTMDSQMLATSSMDSQMLATSSMDSQMLATSSMDSQMLATSSMDSQMLATSTMDSQMLATSTMDSQMLATSSMDSQMLASGTMDSQMLASGTMDAQMLASGTMDAQMLASSTQDSAMLGSKSPDPYRLAQDPYRLAQDPYRLGHDPYRLGHDAYRLGQDPYRLGHDPYRLTPDPYRMSPRPYRIAPRSYRIAPRPYRLAPRPLMLASRRSMMMSYAAERSMMSSYERSMMSYERSMMSPMAERSMMSAYERSMMSAYERSMMSPMAERSMMSAYERSMMSAYERSMMSPMADRSMMSMGADRSMMSSYSAADRSMMSSYSAADRSMMSSYTADRSMMSMAADSYTDSYTDTYTEAYMVPPLPPEEPPTMPPLPPEEPPMTPPLPPEEPPEGPALPTEQSALTAENTWPAEVPSLPSEESVSQPEPPVSQSEISEPSAVPTDYSLSASDPSVLVSEATVTVPEPPPEPESSITSTPVESAVVAEEHEVVPERPVTCMVSETPTVSAEPTVVASEPPVLSETAETFESMRASGYVASEVSTSLLEPAVTTPVLAESILEPPDMAVPESSAMAVLESSAVTVLESSTVTVLESSTVTVLEPSVVTVPEPPVVAEPDYITIPVPVVSVLEPSVPVLEPAVSVLQPSMIVSEPSVSVQESTVTVSEPAVTVSEQTQVIPTEVAIESTPMILESSIMSSHVMKGINLPSGDQNLAPEIGMPEIPLHSGEEPHAEVHLKSDSYESEHGINIDLNINNHLIAKEMEHNTVCAASTSPVGEIGEEKILPTSETKQCTVLDTYPGVSEADAGETLSSTGSLALEPDATGTSKGIEFITTSTLSSVNKYDIDVSLTTQDTEHDMVISTSPSGGSEADIEGPLPAKDIHLDLPSNNNLVSKDTEEPLPVKESDQTLAALLSPKESSGGEKEVPPPPKETLSDSGFSANIEDINEADLVRPLLPKDMERLTSLRAGIEGPLLASDVGRDKSAASPVVSSMPERASESSSEEKDDYEIFVKVKDTHEKSKKNKNRDKGEKEKKRDSSLRSRSKRSKSSEHKSRKRTSESRSRARKRSSKSKSHRSQTRSRSRSRRRRRSSRSRSKSRGRRSVSKEKRKRSPKHRSKSRERKRKRSSSRDNRKTVRARSRTPSRRSRSHTPSRRRRSRSVGRRRSFSISPSRRSRTPSRRSRTPSRRSRTPSRRSRTPSRRSRTPSRRSRTPSRRRRSRSVVRRRSFSISPVRLRRSRTPLRRRFSRSPIRRKRSRSSERGRSPKRLTDLDKAQLLEIAKANAAAMCAKAGVPLPPNLKPAPPPTIEEKVAKKSGGATIEELTEF; via the exons ATGGCGACCAACATCGAGCAGATTTTTAGGTCTTTCGTGGTCAGCAAATTCCGGGAAATTCAACAGGAGCTTTCCAG TGGAAGGAATGAAGGCCAGCTGAATGGTGAAACAAATACACCCATTGAAGGAAACCAGGCGGGTGATGCAGCTGCCTCTGCCAGGAGTCTACCAAATGAAGAAATAGTGCAGAAGATAGAGGAAGTACTTTCTGGGGTCTTAGATACAGAACTACGATATAAGCCAG ACTTGAAAGAGGCCTCCAGAAAAAGTAGATGTGTATCTGTACAAACAGATCCTACTGATGAAATTCCCactaaaaagtcaaagaagcataaaaagcataaaaacaaaaagaagaaaaagaagaaagaaaaggaaaaaaaatataaaagacagcCAGAAGAATCTGAGGCAAAGACGAAATCTCATCATGATGGGAACATAGATTTAGAATCTGATTCCTTTTTAAAGTTTGATTCTGAACCTTCAGCTATGGCGCTGGAGCTTCCTACAAGAGCAGTTGGCCTGTCTGAGACCAATGAATCCCCTGCAGTTGTGCTAGAACCTCCTGTAGTATCAGTGGAGGTACCAGAGCCACACATCTTAGAAACTCTGAAGCCAGCTACAAAAACTGCAGAACTGTCAGTTGCATCTACATCAGTAATCTCAGAGCAGTCAGAGCAGTCTGTGGCAGTAACGCCGGAACCATCCATGACAAAGATTCTGGATTCCTTTGCAGCAGCACCAGTGCCTACTACAACAGTGGTGTTGAAGTCATCTGAGCCAGTCGTAACAATGTCAGTGGAGTATCAGATGAAGTCTGTGCTGAAATCTGTGGAGAGCACATCTCCAGAGCCATCCAAGATCATGTTGGTAGAGCCCCCAGTAGCAAAAGTGTTAGAGCCTTCAGAAACCCTTGTGGTATCATCAGAGACACCTACTGAGGTGTACCCTGAGCCAAGCACATCAACAACAATGGATTTTCCAGAGTCATCTGCAATTGAAGCGCTAAGATTGCCAGAGCAGCCTGTAGACGTACCATCGGAGATTGCAGATTCATCCATGACAAGACCGCAGGAGTTGCCGGAGCTGCCTAAGACCACAGCGTTGGAGCTGCAGGAGTCGTCGGTGGCCTCAGCGATGGAGTTGCCGGGGCCACCTGCGACCTCCATGCCGGAGTTGCAGGGGCCCCCTGTGACTCCAGTGCCGGAGTTACCTGGGCCCTCTGCTACCCCGGTGCCAGAGTTGCCAGGGCCCCTTTCTACCCCAGTGCCTGAGTTGCCAGGGCCCCCTGCGACAGCAGTGCCTGAGTTGCCAGGGCCCTCTGTGACACCAGTGCCACAGTTGTCGCAGGAATTGCCAGGGCTTCCAGCACCATCCATGGGGTTGGAGCCACCACAGGAGGTACCAGAGCCACCTGTGATGGCACAGGAGTTGCCAGGGCTGCCTTTGGTGACAGCAGCAGTAGAGTTGCCAGAGCAGCCTGCGGTAACAGTAGCAATGGAGTTGACCGAACAACCTGTGACGACGACAGAGTTGGAGCAGCCTGTGGGGATGACAACGGTGGAACATCCTGGGCATCCTGAGGTGACAACGGCAACCGGGTTGCTGGGGCAGCCTGAGGCAACGATGGTGCTGGAGTTGCCAGGACAGCCAGTGGCAACAACAGCGCTGGAGTTGCCGGGGCAGCCTTCGGTGACTGGGGTGCCAGAGTTGCCAGGGCTGCCTTCGGCAACTAGGGCACTGGAGTTGTCGGGGCAGCCTGTGGCAACTGGGGCACTAGAGTTGCCTGGGCCGCTCATGGCAGCTGGGGCACTGGAGTTCTCGGGGCAGTCTGGGGCAGCTGGAGCACTGGAGCTTTTGGGGCAGCCTCTGGCAACAGGGGTGCTGGAGTTGCCAGGGCAGCCTGGGGCGCCAGAGTTGCCTGGGCAGCCTGTGGCAACTGTGGCGCTGGAGATCTCTGTTCAGTCTGTGGTGACAACATCGGAGCTGTCAACGATGACCGTGTCGCAGTCCCTGGAGGTGCCCTCGACGACAGCGCTGGAATCCTATAATACGGTAGCACAGGAGCTGCCTACTACATTAGTGGGGGAGACTTCTGTAACAGTAGGAGTGGATCCCTTGATGGCCCCAGAATCCCATATGTTAGCTTCTAACACCATGGAGACCCATATATTAGCATCCAACACCATGGACTCCCAAATGCTAGCGTCCAACACCATGGACTCCCAGATGCTAGCATCCAACACCATGGACTCCCAGATGTTAGCGTCTAGCACCATGGACTCCCAGATGTTAGCAACTAGTACCATGGACTCCCAAATGTTAGCAACTAGCTCCATGGACTCCCAGATGTTAGCAACTAGCACTATGGACTCCCAGATGTTAGCAACCAGTTCCATGGACTCCCAGATGTTAGCAACCAGCTCCATGGACTCCCAGATGTTAGCAACCAGCTCCATGGACTCCCAGATGTTAGCAACCAGCTCCATGGACTCCCAGATGTTAGCAACCAGCACCATGGATTCTCAGATGTTAGCAACCAGCACCATGGACTCCCAGATGTTAGCAACTAGCTCAATGGATTCCCAGATGTTAGCATCTGGCACTATGGACTCTCAAATGTTAGCTTCTGGCACCATGGATGCTCAGATGTTAGCGTCTGGTACCATGGATGCCCAGATGTTAGCATCTAGTACCCAAGATTCTGCTATGTTGGGTTCAAAATCTCCTGATCCCTATAGGTTAGCTCAGGATCCTTACAGGTTAGCTCAGGATCCCTATAGGTTGGGCCATGACCCCTATAGATTAGGTCATGATGCTTACAGGTTAGGACAGGACCCTTATAGATTAGGCCATGATCCCTACAGACTAACTCCTGATCCCTATAGGATGTCACCTAGACCCTATAGGATAGCACCCAGGTCCTATAGAATAGCACCCAGGCCATATAGGTTAGCACCTAGACCCCTGATGTTAGCATCTAGACGTTCTATGATGATGTCCTATGCTGCAGAACGTTCCATGATGTCATCTTACGAACGTTCTATGATGTCTTATGAGCGGTCTATGATGTCCCCTATGGCTGAGCGCTCTATGATGTCAGCCTACGAGCGCTCTATGATGTCAGCCTATGAGCGCTCTATGATGTCCCCTATGGCCGAGCGCTCTATGATGTCAGCTTATGAACGCTCTATGATGTCAGCTTATGAACGCTCCATGATGTCCCCAATGGCTGATCGATCTATGATGTCCATGGGTGCCGACCGGTCTATGATGTCGTCATACTCTGCTGCTGACCGGTCTATGATGTCATCGTACTCTGCAGCTGACCGATCTATGATGTCATCTTATACTGCTGATCGTTCAATGATGTCTATGGCTGCTGATTCTTACACCGATTCTTACACTGACACATATACAGAGGCATATATGGTGCCACCTTTGCCTCCTGAAGAGCCCCCAACAATGCCACCGTTGCCACCTGAGGAGCCACCAATGACACCACCGTTGCCTCCTGAGGAACCACCAGAGGGTCCAGCATTGCCCACTGAGCAGTCAGCATTAACAGCTGAAAATACGTGGCCTGCAGAGGTGCCATCATTACCTTCTGAAGAGTCTGTATCGCAGCCTGAGCCTCCTGTGAGTCAAAGTGAGATTTCAGAGCCTTCAGCAGTGCCTACTGATTATTCATTGTCAGCATCAGATCCCTCAGTTTTAGTATCAGAGGCTACTGTGACTGTTCCAGAACCACCGCCAGAGCCAGAATCTTCAATTACATCAACACCTGTAGAGTCTGCGGTAGTAGCAGAAGAACATGAAGTTGTTCCAGAGAGACCAGTGACTTGTATGGTGTCTGAAACTCCCACAGTGTCAGCTGAACCAACTGTGGTAGCATCAGAGCCTCCTGTTTTGTCAGAGACAGCAGAAACATTTGAATCCATGAGAGCCTCAGGATATGTTGCCTCAGAGGTATCTACATCCTTGTTGGAGCCAGCAGTAACTACTCCAGTGCTGGCAGAGAGCATTCTGGAGCCTCCAGACATGGCTGTCCCAGAGTCTTCGGCTATGGCTGTCCTGGAGTCTTCGGCTGTGACCGTCCTGGAGTCTTCAACTGTGACCGTCCTGGAGTCTTCGACTGTGACTGTCCTGGAGCCTTCGGTTGTGACTGTCCCGGAGCCTCCTGTTGTGGCTGAGCCAGACTATATTACCATTCCTGTGCCAGTTGTTTCTGTGCTGGAGCCTTCTGTGCCTGTCTTGGAACCAGCGGTGTCAGTCCTTCAACCTTCTATGATTGTTTCAGAACCATCTGTTTCTGTCCAGGAGTCTACTGTGacagtttcagagcctgctgtcACTGTCTCAGAGCAGACTCAAGTAATACCAACTGAGGTGGCTATAGAGTCCACACCAATGATACTGGAATCTAGTATCATGTCATCACATGTTATGAAAGGAATTAATCTACCCTCTGGTGATCAAAATCTTGCTCCAGAGATTGGCATGCCGGAGATTCCTTTGCATTCAGGTGAAGAGCCACATGCTGAGGTACACCTGAAAAGTGACTCTTATGAAAGTGAACATGGTATAAATATAGACCTTAATATAAATAATCATTTAATTGCTAAAGAAATGGAACATAATACAGTGTGTGCTGCTAGTACTAGTCCTGTTGGGGAAATTGGTGAAGAGAAAATTTTGCCCACCAGTGAGACTAAACAGTGCACAGTATTGGATACCTACCCTGGTGTTAGtgaagctgatgcaggagaaacTCTATCTTCTACTGGTTCTCTTGCTCTGGAACCTGATGCAACAGGAACTAGTAAGGGTATTGAATTTATCACAACATCTACTCTCAGTTCAGTTAATAAATATGATATTGATGTATCTTTAACTACTCAAGATACTGAACATGACATGGTAATTTCCACCAGTCCTAGTGGTGGTAGTGAAGCTGACATTGAAGGGCCTTTGCCTGCTAAAGATATTCATCTTGATTTACCATCTAATAATAACCTTGTTAGTAAGGATACAGAAGAACCATTACCTGTAAAAGAGAGTGACCAGACATTAGCAGCTCTGCTCAGCCCTAAAGAAAGtagtggaggagaaaaagaagtacCTCCCCCTCCTAAAGAGACACTGTCTGATTCAGGATTTTCTGCCAATATTGAGGATATTAATGAAGCAGATTTAGTGAGACCATTACTTCCTAAGGACATGGAACGTCTTACAAGCCTTAGAGCTGGCATTGAAGGACCTTTACTTGCAAGTGATGTTGGACGTGACAAATCTGCTGCCAGCCCGGTTGTAAGTAGTATGCCAGAAAGAGCTTCAGAGTCGTCTTCAGAGGAAAAAGATGATTATGAAATTTTTGTAAAAGTTAAGGACACTcatgaaaaaagcaagaaaaataagaaccGTGATAAgggtgagaaagagaagaaaagagactcTTCATTAAGATCTCGAAGTAAGCGTTCCAAGTCTTCTGAACACAAATCACGCAAGCGTACCAGTGAATCTCGTTCTCGGGCAAGGAAGAGATCATCTAAGTCCAAGTCTCATCGCTCTCAAACACGTTCACGGTCACGTTCAAGAcgcaggaggaggagcagcagatCAAGATCAAAGTCTAGAGGAAGACGATCTGTATCAAAAGAGAAGCGCAAAAGATCTCCAAAGCACAGATCCAAGtctagggaaaggaaaagaaaaagatcaagcTCCAGGGATAACCGAAAGACAGTTAGAGCTCGAAGTCGAACCCCAAGTCGCCGGAGTCGGAGTCATACTCCAAGTCGTCGACGAAGGTCTAGATCTGTGGGTAGGAGAAGGAGCTTTAGCATTTCCCCAAGCCGCCGGAGCCGCACCCCAAGCCGCCGCAGCCGTACCCCCAGCCGCCGGAGCCGCACCCCCAGCCGTCGAAGCCGTACCCCCAGCCGCCGGAGCCGCACCCCCAGTCGTCGGAGCCGCACCCCAAGCCGCCGGAGAAGATCGAGGTCTGTGGTAAGACGACGAAGCTTCAGTATCTCACCAGTCAGATTAAGGCGATCAAGGACACCCTTGAGAAGAAGGTTTAGCAGATCTCCCATCCGTCGTAAAAGATCCAGGTCTTCTGAACGAGGCAGATCACCCAAACGTCTGACAGATTTGG aTAAGGCTCAATTACTTGAAATAGCCAAAGCTAATGCAGCTGCCATGTGTGCTAAGGCTGGTGTCCCTTTACCGCCAAACCTAAAGCCTGCACCTCCACCTACTATAGAAGAGAAAGTTGCTAAAAAGTCAGGAGGAGCTACTATAGAAGAACTAACTGAG TTTTAG